A single region of the Anabaena sphaerica FACHB-251 genome encodes:
- a CDS encoding SUMF1/EgtB/PvdO family nonheme iron enzyme has translation MEIKPQLIHILVQIPSTQTVKERRTLLSITGFDYLNTRISTLEQSNYVFFTELIELIFSEGQAQLLKFLSELVESEFVGLETRDKLNNFIAQIKALEPRQWNRECNEPKNNQTIGIVLTPNQSAEGLKKRQNITIVPSVAGTQAFEFTVVTINAQGQEIDRCQKQACYLTEELGNGVILEMVYIPGGEFWMGSSESKGKRYSNEKPQHLVTIQPFLISKYPITQTQWKQIACLSEVHQKLKLRPSRQGGNSHPVTQVSWFDAVEFCDRLSQKTGHKYRLPSEAEWEYACRAETMTPFNFGETINFNLANYDSRYPYHSEPKGIYREKTTEVGIFQIANSFGLFDMHGLVWEWCLDNWHQNYDKAPTNGDAWLDSDDNNTRVMRGGSWRNEAFWCRSSSRQFHHTSEKSNNIGFRIVRSL, from the coding sequence ATGGAAATCAAGCCCCAATTGATACACATTTTAGTACAAATACCATCCACTCAAACCGTTAAGGAGCGTAGAACGCTTCTGAGTATCACGGGGTTTGATTATTTAAATACAAGAATCAGTACACTCGAACAAAGTAACTATGTCTTTTTTACTGAATTAATTGAACTCATATTCTCTGAAGGCCAAGCTCAATTATTAAAATTCCTTAGTGAGCTTGTAGAGAGTGAATTTGTTGGCTTAGAAACTAGGGATAAACTAAATAATTTCATTGCACAAATTAAGGCTTTAGAACCTCGACAATGGAATAGGGAATGTAACGAACCAAAGAATAATCAAACAATTGGTATTGTTTTGACTCCTAACCAAAGTGCTGAAGGATTAAAAAAACGACAAAATATAACAATTGTTCCATCAGTTGCTGGAACTCAAGCTTTTGAATTTACTGTGGTTACGATAAATGCCCAAGGACAAGAAATTGATCGTTGTCAAAAACAAGCCTGCTACTTAACTGAAGAACTTGGAAATGGTGTGATATTGGAAATGGTTTATATTCCAGGAGGAGAATTTTGGATGGGTTCATCGGAATCTAAAGGAAAGCGATACTCTAATGAAAAACCTCAGCATTTAGTCACAATTCAACCATTTTTGATTAGCAAATACCCAATTACACAAACACAGTGGAAACAGATTGCTTGTTTGTCAGAAGTTCATCAAAAGCTCAAGCTTCGGCCATCACGGCAAGGAGGAAACAGCCACCCCGTAACTCAAGTTTCCTGGTTTGATGCTGTTGAGTTTTGCGATCGCCTATCTCAAAAAACAGGACACAAGTATCGTCTTCCTAGCGAAGCCGAGTGGGAATATGCTTGTCGTGCTGAAACTATGACACCTTTTAATTTTGGAGAAACTATTAACTTCAATTTAGCTAATTACGATAGCCGTTATCCCTATCATTCAGAACCTAAAGGAATTTATCGTGAAAAAACTACAGAAGTAGGTATTTTTCAGATTGCAAACTCATTTGGATTGTTCGATATGCACGGGTTAGTTTGGGAATGGTGCTTAGATAATTGGCATCAAAATTATGATAAAGCACCTACAAATGGAGATGCTTGGCTAGACAGTGATGATAATAATACTCGTGTTATGCGTGGTGGCTCATGGCGTAACGAAGCGTTTTGGTGTCGTTCTAGTTCTCGCCAGTTTCATCATACAAGCGAAAAGTCAAACAATATTGGTTTTAGAATTGTTCGCTCATTGTAA
- a CDS encoding DUF4041 domain-containing protein, with the protein MSLLNLGLVVLVAGLSAALVQSLIAESRLRKKLCKYDALDDKEAYQRQLESNIHLLENQQESLNREIGNLQQQFNAINAKLYLQSKDAYEAKDEFISSDEYILRLKDIHLQQENMRENNQAYICDTQWTVGDSKRKGDKMINDILNLVEVCFEEKCKYAKKEVKYNNVDFLKNTINKTFEKYNKYLKTLQCRIGEEYLHLKLIELDLQYELEDKKQQEQERDKEIRKQKKEREAFDKARKRAEDAEQREILHQQELDKIRQEVLQAKEEEKKQLETRIQELERLVAEDRSDKENALFESKKLKSGYIYIISNIGSLGQNIYRICMTFRSQEDIYIREMNPAVPFQFDVHFKIFSEDALDTLQNLHQRFDDKRVNKVNSRRDFFQVSINEIEAAIKEIKRKDSVFLRIDKFEKSPKASEYWQTQAARKKQQL; encoded by the coding sequence ATGTCGTTACTAAACCTGGGATTAGTGGTATTAGTAGCTGGACTTTCTGCCGCCTTAGTACAATCCCTAATTGCAGAATCCCGGCTTAGGAAAAAATTATGTAAGTATGACGCATTAGATGATAAAGAAGCTTATCAACGGCAGTTAGAGTCAAATATTCATTTGCTGGAAAACCAGCAGGAATCTCTGAATAGAGAAATCGGAAATCTTCAGCAGCAATTTAATGCAATTAATGCAAAACTCTATCTTCAGTCTAAAGATGCTTACGAAGCAAAAGATGAATTTATTAGTTCTGATGAATATATACTTCGGCTGAAAGATATCCATTTACAACAGGAAAATATGCGAGAAAATAACCAAGCTTACATTTGTGATACTCAATGGACTGTTGGGGATAGCAAAAGAAAAGGCGATAAAATGATCAATGATATTTTAAACTTGGTAGAAGTTTGTTTTGAAGAAAAATGTAAATATGCAAAAAAAGAGGTTAAATATAATAATGTTGATTTTTTAAAAAATACAATAAATAAGACCTTTGAAAAATACAATAAATATTTAAAAACTCTACAATGCAGAATTGGAGAAGAATATTTACATCTTAAGCTTATCGAATTAGATTTACAGTATGAATTAGAAGATAAAAAACAGCAAGAGCAAGAAAGAGATAAAGAAATTAGAAAGCAGAAGAAAGAACGTGAAGCATTTGATAAAGCAAGAAAAAGAGCAGAAGATGCAGAACAAAGAGAAATACTTCACCAACAAGAACTTGATAAAATTCGACAAGAAGTATTACAAGCTAAAGAAGAAGAGAAAAAACAATTAGAGACTAGAATTCAAGAGTTAGAACGATTAGTCGCAGAAGATAGAAGTGATAAAGAAAATGCTTTATTTGAATCTAAGAAACTCAAATCAGGATACATTTATATAATTTCTAATATAGGTTCTCTTGGTCAAAATATATATCGTATTTGTATGACATTTCGTAGTCAAGAAGACATATATATTAGGGAAATGAACCCCGCAGTCCCATTTCAATTTGATGTTCATTTCAAAATTTTCTCAGAAGATGCTTTAGATACATTACAAAATTTACATCAACGTTTTGATGATAAAAGAGTTAATAAAGTGAATTCAAGAAGAGATTTTTTTCAAGTCTCAATAAATGAAATTGAAGCAGCAATTAAAGAAATAAAAAGAAAAGATAGCGTATTTTTAAGAATAGATAAATTTGAAAAATCTCCTAAAGCATCTGAATATTGGCAAACTCAAGCAGCACGTAAAAAGCAACAGCTATAA
- a CDS encoding SIMPL domain-containing protein, whose protein sequence is MSRNTLSVSSLPIKNLGKILYSTLLICMIFTLPASAEEKAKLWRTLTVSGRGVETIATTLSQVSLGVEVQGKTAQEVQKEAARRSSAVVALLKSRNVEKLETTGVRLNPVYSYTNNVQKITGYAASNTVSFRFPTDKVGTLLDEAVKTGATQINGISFVATDEAISNAQKQALKKATQDAQQQADAVFSTLGFQPKEIVSIQINGATPPPPPMLQRAEFAKANLADASTPIVGGEQEVQASVTLQISY, encoded by the coding sequence ATGTCTAGAAATACCTTATCAGTTTCTTCCCTGCCAATCAAGAACCTGGGAAAAATCCTTTATTCCACCTTATTAATATGTATGATATTTACCTTACCAGCATCAGCCGAAGAAAAAGCCAAATTATGGCGCACCTTAACCGTCAGTGGTCGTGGTGTAGAAACAATTGCTACCACCTTATCACAAGTTAGTTTAGGTGTAGAAGTTCAAGGTAAAACAGCCCAAGAAGTACAAAAAGAAGCTGCCCGCAGATCATCCGCTGTGGTAGCCTTACTCAAAAGCCGAAATGTGGAAAAATTAGAAACTACAGGTGTTCGTCTTAACCCAGTTTATAGTTATACCAACAACGTCCAAAAAATCACTGGTTATGCAGCCAGCAACACAGTCAGTTTTCGCTTTCCCACCGATAAAGTCGGTACATTATTAGATGAAGCCGTAAAAACTGGAGCCACACAAATTAACGGTATCAGTTTTGTAGCCACTGATGAAGCTATTAGCAACGCCCAAAAACAAGCATTGAAAAAAGCCACCCAGGATGCCCAACAACAAGCTGATGCAGTTTTCAGCACCTTGGGCTTTCAACCAAAAGAAATAGTCAGCATTCAAATTAATGGTGCAACTCCGCCACCACCTCCAATGCTACAACGGGCTGAATTTGCCAAAGCAAACCTTGCAGATGCTTCTACCCCCATAGTCGGTGGTGAACAAGAAGTACAAGCCTCAGTAACCCTGCAAATTAGTTATTAG
- a CDS encoding single-stranded DNA-binding protein — protein sequence MSINVVTLVGRVGGDPDIKYFESGTVKCQLTLAVNRRTRNSDQPDWFNLELWGKTAEVAGNYVRKGSLIGVKGYLKFDTWSDRQTGVNRSKPVIHVEQLELLGSKRDAEGGMGDMSPENF from the coding sequence ATGAGCATAAATGTTGTCACTCTGGTTGGACGTGTAGGCGGCGACCCGGATATAAAGTATTTTGAGTCTGGAACAGTGAAATGTCAATTAACACTAGCGGTGAATAGAAGAACTCGCAATAGTGATCAACCAGATTGGTTTAATTTGGAACTTTGGGGAAAAACGGCGGAGGTTGCGGGTAATTATGTGCGTAAAGGCAGTTTAATTGGGGTTAAAGGTTATCTGAAATTTGACACTTGGAGCGATCGCCAAACCGGGGTTAATCGCTCAAAACCAGTTATCCACGTAGAACAGCTAGAATTACTAGGGTCTAAGCGTGACGCTGAGGGTGGTATGGGGGATATGTCTCCAGAGAATTTTTAG
- a CDS encoding rod shape-determining protein, whose translation MGIDLGTANTLVYVSGKGIVLQEPSVVAIDQNEKIALAVGEDAKKMLGRTPGNVIAVRPLRDGVIADFETAELMLKSFIQRVNEGRSLILPRIVIGIPSGVTGVERQAVMTAATQAGAREVYLIDEPVAAAIGAGLPVAEPTGNMIIDIGGGTTEVAVLSLQGTVISESVRIAGDELTEAIIQYMKKVHNLVIGERTAEDIKIRIGSAYPTNDDNDAIMEVRGLHLLSGLPRTVTIKGPEIRESMLDPLSVIIEAVKRTLERTPPELAADIIDRGIMLAGGGALLKGIDTLISHETGIVTHIAADPLSCVVLGTGRVLENFKQLERVFSGRSRNM comes from the coding sequence ATGGGTATCGACCTCGGTACAGCCAACACCCTAGTTTATGTATCTGGTAAAGGTATTGTACTACAAGAACCTTCAGTAGTTGCCATTGATCAAAACGAAAAAATAGCACTGGCAGTAGGAGAAGATGCCAAAAAAATGCTCGGTCGGACACCGGGTAACGTCATAGCAGTCCGTCCCCTGCGTGATGGTGTGATTGCTGATTTCGAGACTGCCGAACTGATGCTCAAAAGTTTTATTCAACGAGTAAATGAGGGTAGATCCCTGATTTTACCCCGGATCGTCATTGGCATTCCCAGCGGTGTAACTGGGGTAGAAAGACAAGCTGTAATGACTGCTGCTACTCAAGCGGGGGCTAGAGAAGTATATTTAATTGATGAGCCTGTAGCCGCAGCTATTGGTGCAGGCTTACCAGTAGCCGAACCCACCGGTAACATGATCATTGATATTGGTGGTGGGACAACAGAAGTAGCCGTACTCAGTCTTCAAGGAACAGTAATCAGCGAATCAGTACGTATTGCTGGAGATGAATTGACAGAAGCGATCATCCAGTATATGAAGAAAGTTCATAACCTGGTAATTGGAGAACGGACAGCTGAAGACATTAAAATCCGCATAGGTTCTGCCTATCCTACCAACGATGATAACGATGCTATTATGGAAGTCCGGGGCTTGCACCTGCTTTCTGGATTACCAAGAACAGTCACAATCAAAGGTCCAGAAATTCGTGAAAGTATGTTAGATCCTCTATCAGTAATAATAGAAGCAGTCAAGCGGACACTAGAACGGACACCCCCAGAACTAGCAGCAGATATTATTGACCGGGGAATCATGTTAGCTGGTGGTGGCGCATTACTCAAAGGCATAGATACCCTAATTAGTCATGAAACGGGTATTGTCACACATATTGCAGCAGATCCCTTAAGTTGTGTTGTCTTGGGGACAGGTCGTGTGCTAGAAAACTTCAAGCAGCTAGAACGGGTATTCAGTGGACGTTCTCGCAATATGTAG
- the mreC gene encoding rod shape-determining protein MreC — protein MFTARRWWEHKGLQIGLLALVVGSALTLRQTQGALVMEIYQGITRPLKTLQPEITPEDRIREARLLELQTRIVDLESQNQKLQSLLGYVEKEPLSTRPIVSRVVGRSAGHWWQQVTLNSGTKAGIQEGFVVKAEGGLVGLVESVTANTSRVLLVSDLKSQVGVTISRTAAKGVLRGDSSGEGVLEFYEKVPNVKVGDLVSTSTYSQKFPAGVPVGRIKSLDLKKLPASVAKIELFPPIRYLDWVTVYPGPENLEPEKPN, from the coding sequence ATGTTTACTGCACGTCGTTGGTGGGAACATAAAGGATTACAAATAGGTTTGTTAGCTCTAGTCGTTGGTAGTGCTTTGACACTGCGGCAAACTCAAGGTGCGCTGGTGATGGAGATATATCAAGGCATTACTCGTCCGTTAAAGACGTTGCAGCCAGAGATCACTCCTGAAGACCGTATCCGTGAAGCCCGATTGTTAGAGTTACAAACGCGTATAGTTGATCTAGAAAGTCAAAATCAAAAGCTACAAAGTTTATTAGGTTATGTAGAGAAAGAACCACTTTCAACACGCCCAATTGTATCTAGAGTAGTAGGGCGCAGTGCAGGCCACTGGTGGCAACAAGTAACTTTGAATAGCGGCACAAAAGCAGGTATTCAAGAAGGTTTTGTCGTCAAAGCTGAAGGTGGCTTAGTCGGTTTAGTAGAAAGCGTTACTGCCAATACCAGCCGTGTATTGTTAGTTAGCGATTTGAAAAGTCAAGTAGGTGTCACCATTAGCCGTACTGCCGCTAAAGGTGTTTTGCGGGGCGATTCTTCAGGCGAAGGAGTGCTAGAGTTTTATGAAAAAGTCCCTAATGTGAAGGTGGGAGATTTAGTTTCTACTTCTACTTATAGTCAGAAGTTTCCCGCTGGTGTACCAGTAGGAAGAATCAAGTCTCTAGATTTAAAGAAACTCCCAGCATCAGTAGCCAAAATTGAATTATTCCCACCCATTCGTTATTTAGATTGGGTGACTGTATATCCCGGTCCAGAAAACCTAGAGCCAGAAAAACCAAACTAA
- the mreD gene encoding rod shape-determining protein MreD → MKIPGFPGNKNTKARTPDRKSKSLIPQLTDWHPWLRQGMDWTVTSGSVVLCLLMLPTRFPGMELLGIAPNWLLIWVVAWSVKRSILAGALAGIILGLLQDAMTAPNPTHAVSLGIVGMLTSLIQKQRFIQEDFISIALIVFGMAIVSDTIFAMQLSLIGGSCGDQCFRKVEDIWTYYQRVALASAILSSLWAPVLYYPLNRWWQQMKLIHNS, encoded by the coding sequence ATGAAAATTCCTGGATTTCCTGGCAACAAAAACACAAAAGCAAGAACGCCAGACCGAAAATCCAAATCCTTAATTCCCCAGTTGACTGATTGGCATCCCTGGTTACGTCAAGGAATGGATTGGACAGTCACATCTGGATCTGTGGTGTTATGTTTACTAATGTTGCCAACCCGATTCCCAGGCATGGAATTATTGGGCATTGCACCTAACTGGTTACTAATTTGGGTGGTAGCTTGGAGTGTGAAACGCTCTATACTTGCGGGTGCATTGGCAGGTATCATTTTAGGCCTGCTGCAAGATGCTATGACAGCGCCTAACCCTACCCATGCTGTAAGCTTAGGAATCGTAGGAATGCTGACCAGCCTAATTCAAAAGCAGCGTTTTATCCAAGAAGACTTTATATCTATTGCTTTAATCGTCTTTGGAATGGCAATTGTGTCAGATACTATTTTTGCAATGCAATTGTCTCTAATTGGTGGTAGCTGCGGCGACCAATGCTTTCGCAAAGTTGAAGACATCTGGACATACTACCAGCGTGTTGCCTTAGCTTCTGCAATTCTTAGTAGTTTGTGGGCTCCTGTACTTTATTATCCTCTAAACCGCTGGTGGCAACAGATGAAATTAATTCATAATTCATAA
- the ribD gene encoding bifunctional diaminohydroxyphosphoribosylaminopyrimidine deaminase/5-amino-6-(5-phosphoribosylamino)uracil reductase RibD has translation MLTPVTISSNMVGSEFDSLMMQRCLQLARRALGRTSPNPLVGAVVCRGSEIVGEGFHPRAGEPHAEVFALRAAGEKARGATIYVSLEPCNHYGRTPPCSEGLIAAGVSKVVVGMVDPNPLVAGGGIARLRAAGIEVLVGVEEAACRQINEGFIHRILHKRPLGILKYAMTLDGKIATSSGHSAWITNPDARSQVHQLRAACDAVIVGGNTVRQDNPYLTSHQQEGHNPLRVVMSRSLNLPENARLWDVAEAPTLVLTEVGSSPDFQKMLLNKGVEVVEFPLLTPDHVMARLYERGFCSVLWECGGTLAASAIAQNAVQKILAFIAPKIIGGSHAPTPVGDLGFTSMTEALPLERVHWRVVGSDCLVEGYFPQKSQ, from the coding sequence ATGTTAACCCCAGTAACAATCTCCTCAAATATGGTAGGCAGTGAATTTGACTCCCTGATGATGCAACGGTGTTTGCAACTAGCCCGACGTGCTTTGGGACGCACTTCACCAAATCCATTAGTGGGGGCGGTGGTTTGTAGAGGGAGTGAGATTGTCGGAGAAGGTTTTCATCCCCGCGCAGGTGAACCTCATGCCGAAGTTTTTGCCCTCAGAGCCGCAGGAGAAAAAGCTCGTGGAGCTACAATCTATGTCAGCCTAGAACCCTGCAACCACTACGGGCGCACTCCCCCCTGTTCAGAAGGGCTGATAGCAGCTGGTGTATCCAAGGTAGTTGTGGGTATGGTAGACCCTAACCCCTTGGTAGCCGGAGGTGGTATTGCTCGTTTACGTGCAGCGGGAATAGAAGTCCTGGTAGGCGTGGAAGAAGCTGCTTGTCGGCAAATAAATGAAGGTTTTATCCATCGCATTCTCCACAAACGACCTTTGGGAATTTTGAAATATGCTATGACTCTAGATGGCAAAATTGCTACTAGTTCAGGTCATAGTGCTTGGATCACAAATCCAGATGCCCGTAGCCAAGTACATCAACTCAGGGCGGCTTGTGATGCTGTAATTGTCGGTGGAAATACGGTTAGACAGGATAATCCCTACCTCACCAGCCATCAGCAAGAAGGACATAATCCCCTGCGAGTGGTGATGAGTCGCAGCCTTAACTTGCCAGAAAATGCCCGTCTATGGGATGTTGCTGAGGCTCCGACTTTGGTGTTAACAGAAGTGGGAAGTTCACCAGATTTTCAAAAGATGTTGCTTAACAAGGGCGTGGAAGTGGTGGAATTTCCATTGCTCACACCAGATCATGTTATGGCTCGTCTATATGAGCGCGGTTTTTGTAGCGTTCTCTGGGAATGTGGTGGCACTTTAGCAGCAAGTGCGATCGCTCAAAATGCAGTCCAAAAAATCCTGGCTTTTATCGCCCCCAAAATCATTGGTGGTAGTCATGCTCCTACACCCGTAGGTGACTTAGGTTTTACCTCCATGACTGAAGCTTTACCGTTAGAACGGGTTCATTGGCGTGTAGTAGGTTCTGACTGTTTAGTAGAAGGTTATTTCCCACAAAAAAGTCAGTAG
- a CDS encoding DNA phosphorothioation-associated putative methyltransferase: protein MSHLIIFSPASFLLMSAMVKPDHSLNTLEEVCPTPEQISLSAIAAYCYNSQYGKLLPDAFYIHILALYTLDIQLQKYESRARSAAPQAPKATIVKFSTSKPKISYLFYPDFDTDPHPALQSSIQIDVETLTVTYRDYTDTENPPILHRKETFVTPDYPLYEEFAALTRVQETLGLLNNTRGIGTRLGWEERLKRYGVEIQGHTLIKKQTNINAEDLIPKIERHKAAIIRHDFSRPVRLALDAGLFGSETTFFDYGCGHGGDMNRIAEHGYISTGWDPYYLPDSPCIPADIVNIGFVINVIEDQGERREALIKAWELTQKVLLVSAQVLISDSQKGVMAYGDGVITRRNTFQKYYEQEELKVYIDQILGVDAIPIALGVYFVFRDPAETELFRASRYRSRATTPKVRACIQKFEEHRELLAPLMAFMTERGRIPGKGELPQEEEICQHFSSLRRAFQVIIKATDSEEWEAIADKRRQDLLVYLALTKFSHRPRLSQLPPAVQEDVLGLYSSYKQACLDADQMLRSVGNTELIIKRCHESKIGKKLPNSLLVHISALQSLDPFLRLYEGCASRTIGRLEEANVIKFHLKTPKISYLFYPDFDNEPHPTLYRSMTIDLRYLHVTYKEYDVDDDPPILHQLETLVNPDYPLYDKLAKLTIQEEDRGLLENWQSISHLSGWQKCLKEHFTIIKGYKLYWCKDADPYKLKLFKSAINNRKKERQKAMELVENDAVVGTDGEEN, encoded by the coding sequence ATGTCGCATCTGATCATTTTTTCTCCCGCCAGTTTTCTACTAATGAGTGCAATGGTTAAGCCTGACCACAGCTTGAACACCCTTGAGGAAGTTTGCCCAACTCCAGAGCAGATTTCACTCAGCGCCATCGCTGCTTATTGCTACAACAGTCAATATGGCAAACTTCTACCTGATGCTTTTTACATCCATATTTTGGCGCTGTATACCCTTGACATCCAACTTCAGAAATATGAAAGCCGCGCTCGCAGTGCTGCGCCTCAAGCACCAAAAGCAACAATAGTTAAATTTAGCACCAGCAAACCCAAGATTTCCTATTTATTTTATCCAGACTTTGATACTGACCCCCATCCTGCTTTACAGTCTAGTATTCAAATTGATGTAGAAACTCTTACTGTTACCTACCGAGATTACACTGATACAGAAAATCCTCCTATTCTTCATCGCAAAGAAACCTTTGTTACCCCTGACTATCCTCTTTACGAAGAATTTGCAGCCTTAACCCGCGTTCAAGAAACTTTGGGTTTACTCAACAATACTAGAGGTATTGGTACTAGGTTGGGTTGGGAAGAAAGGTTAAAAAGATATGGAGTAGAAATACAGGGACATACCTTAATTAAAAAACAAACTAATATTAATGCAGAAGATTTAATACCCAAAATAGAACGACATAAAGCCGCTATTATTCGTCATGATTTTTCTCGTCCTGTGCGTTTAGCTTTAGATGCAGGTTTATTTGGTTCAGAAACCACATTTTTTGATTATGGTTGTGGACATGGTGGGGATATGAACCGCATCGCTGAACATGGTTATATCAGTACCGGGTGGGACCCTTATTATTTACCAGATAGTCCCTGTATACCTGCGGATATTGTGAATATTGGTTTTGTGATTAATGTTATAGAAGATCAAGGCGAGCGTAGAGAAGCATTAATAAAAGCTTGGGAACTGACGCAAAAAGTTCTGTTGGTATCTGCTCAGGTGTTAATATCTGACTCTCAAAAAGGTGTTATGGCCTATGGTGATGGTGTAATCACCAGACGTAACACATTTCAGAAATATTATGAACAAGAGGAATTAAAAGTTTACATTGATCAGATTTTGGGAGTTGATGCTATTCCCATCGCTTTGGGGGTTTATTTTGTTTTTCGAGATCCTGCTGAAACCGAACTATTTCGCGCTTCTCGTTATCGTTCTCGTGCTACTACTCCTAAAGTGAGAGCTTGTATTCAAAAGTTTGAAGAACATCGAGAACTGTTAGCACCCTTGATGGCTTTTATGACTGAACGGGGTAGAATACCTGGTAAGGGTGAGTTACCCCAAGAAGAGGAAATTTGTCAACATTTTAGTAGTTTAAGACGTGCTTTTCAAGTGATTATTAAAGCGACAGACTCAGAAGAATGGGAAGCGATCGCAGATAAACGTCGTCAAGATTTATTAGTTTATTTAGCATTAACAAAATTTAGTCATCGTCCCAGATTATCGCAACTACCGCCAGCAGTTCAAGAGGATGTTTTAGGATTATATAGTAGTTATAAACAGGCTTGTTTAGATGCGGATCAAATGTTAAGGAGTGTGGGAAATACAGAATTAATTATCAAACGCTGTCACGAAAGTAAAATTGGTAAAAAATTACCTAATTCGCTCTTAGTTCATATTTCTGCATTACAATCACTTGATCCTTTCTTACGATTATATGAAGGGTGCGCTAGTCGCACTATTGGTAGGTTAGAAGAAGCTAATGTGATTAAGTTTCATTTGAAAACACCAAAGATTTCCTATTTATTTTATCCTGATTTTGATAATGAACCCCATCCTACATTATATAGATCAATGACGATTGATTTACGGTATTTGCACGTCACTTATAAAGAATATGATGTTGATGATGATCCACCAATATTGCATCAATTAGAAACTTTAGTAAATCCTGACTATCCGCTATATGATAAATTGGCGAAATTAACGATTCAAGAAGAAGATAGAGGACTGTTAGAAAATTGGCAAAGTATTAGTCATCTTTCGGGTTGGCAGAAATGTTTAAAAGAACATTTTACCATTATTAAAGGATATAAATTATATTGGTGCAAGGATGCTGATCCTTATAAGTTGAAACTTTTCAAATCTGCTATCAATAATCGTAAAAAAGAGCGACAAAAAGCGATGGAATTAGTTGAAAATGATGCTGTTGTGGGGACAGATGGTGAGGAGAATTAG
- a CDS encoding type II toxin-antitoxin system HicB family antitoxin: MSNKSKQVYNYTVILEREEEGEYHAFCPLLKGCHSQGDTFEEAIANIQEAVELYLESLMADGQPIPKEDFIVKPLSVLV; encoded by the coding sequence ATGAGTAATAAAAGCAAACAAGTTTATAATTACACCGTCATTCTCGAAAGGGAAGAAGAGGGAGAATATCATGCTTTTTGTCCTCTTTTGAAAGGTTGTCATTCTCAAGGAGATACTTTTGAAGAAGCGATCGCCAATATACAAGAAGCTGTTGAATTATATCTTGAAAGTTTAATGGCTGATGGTCAACCTATCCCTAAAGAAGATTTTATTGTTAAGCCATTAAGTGTTTTAGTATGA